The Salegentibacter mishustinae genome includes a window with the following:
- a CDS encoding histidine kinase dimerization/phosphoacceptor domain -containing protein gives MKKLFSLFLLLFSVTLWCQEDNSLLVNKNTFSFRDGYLISRPFHSIYDTTGWLWIVGQNKLSNEYILGEQEIIIQRFDGAHFFTLKLPDTSNKKIREGHFIKKTANGLYLKLYYQAERADIFFLNTETLEIKAVKEYNDLNKNYLNSKAFTGADTNHIVLTSNEKFYSAILDNLSLRFIDSTPFTRPVAQPVLADPITMDDFTLIKLQTEKEGVLLNTEGKFIKKIAESDFETTNGINFYPTVIRTPFKVSDAFYTYVDNYKNAFKFNKEFNKFVEVPNTDGILRKNEELQFTSDFNYAFSTEIMGDYTAMELYRLKDFQKELLTKIKVKNFSEFAYNEFTKDLVVLNENTLESYSFIKGKIKTFLKNKSVRSIKKLKENKYVIATDTEGFYKIDVKENTEERIKILSDTTELNINYSRDIFNGKDNNLIIAESNNLYTLNSNYEIVQDKTIKIHSGEIVKLKDTLFTADPSGGIYKYNLKEHSYIKIAKTDTVQVKEFATDGSRLYANTIQGIFEYENGSFNIYEFENVETHDLLSINYLNDYGILLSTKFGEIYTFDTATKKLNLLYEDELNASIFGMVADDTGTLWLNTYAGIVSFDPSSEQIIRYTTKDGVYELKGNSFSTFKDEQDGSILMGSYKGLSYFKPEELVEKNLNIQPQFTSISFFNSDKGQWMINTSPDFLKKTSEIVLPSEYRRFSATISVLGQTNPQDIKYRFRLLNYESDKQWFTTFPGKELLYANLAAGTYVLQVEAYNISKQKLGERIALKIISEEVFYRTWWFALLLFLSASFTILYLFYQYKIKQELFAKNEIALNDAKTKNTMMLEIHHRIKNNLQIVSGLLGLQMAKSTNKELKAKLQDSQSRIESIAGIHNLLYNSNNQDLISVRENIEKSVAYYKKLFPINARYRLDIDGSILSIKQATPFALLLNELINNSNKHAFQETEHPEIFIKFEKRDNKYVFVYFDNGSFKKQESQKESMGMKIIEMMNKQLKGDLKIENATNFKLTLLFPTNE, from the coding sequence TTGAAAAAATTATTTTCATTATTCCTTTTACTTTTCTCAGTTACACTTTGGTGTCAGGAAGATAATTCTCTACTGGTTAATAAAAACACCTTTTCATTTAGAGACGGTTATTTAATCTCCCGTCCCTTCCACTCTATCTACGATACAACAGGCTGGCTGTGGATTGTGGGGCAGAACAAGCTTTCGAACGAATATATTTTAGGAGAGCAAGAAATAATTATCCAACGTTTTGATGGGGCTCATTTCTTCACGCTAAAATTACCGGATACCTCTAATAAAAAAATTAGAGAAGGCCACTTTATTAAAAAGACGGCCAACGGCCTTTATTTAAAACTATATTACCAGGCAGAACGGGCTGATATATTTTTTCTCAACACAGAGACCTTAGAGATCAAAGCTGTCAAAGAATATAACGACTTAAACAAAAACTATTTAAATTCTAAAGCTTTTACTGGAGCAGATACAAACCATATTGTGCTTACGTCAAACGAAAAATTTTATAGTGCCATCCTTGATAATTTGAGTTTAAGGTTTATTGATTCTACACCCTTTACAAGACCAGTTGCTCAACCGGTTTTAGCTGATCCAATAACAATGGATGACTTTACACTGATTAAATTACAAACTGAAAAAGAGGGAGTTCTTTTAAATACAGAGGGAAAGTTCATAAAAAAAATAGCGGAAAGTGATTTTGAAACCACAAATGGAATTAATTTTTATCCGACGGTCATACGCACCCCTTTTAAAGTCAGTGATGCTTTTTACACCTATGTGGATAACTATAAGAACGCGTTTAAATTCAATAAAGAATTTAACAAATTCGTAGAAGTACCTAATACTGATGGCATTCTTCGCAAAAATGAAGAATTGCAGTTTACGTCAGATTTTAATTATGCTTTTTCAACAGAGATTATGGGTGACTATACAGCAATGGAGTTGTATCGCCTTAAAGATTTTCAAAAGGAGTTACTTACTAAAATTAAAGTAAAGAATTTTTCAGAATTCGCTTACAATGAGTTTACAAAAGACCTGGTAGTTCTCAACGAAAACACCTTAGAATCCTATTCTTTTATAAAAGGTAAAATCAAAACTTTTTTAAAAAATAAAAGCGTCCGATCAATTAAAAAACTGAAGGAAAACAAGTATGTCATAGCAACAGATACAGAGGGATTTTATAAGATAGACGTAAAGGAAAACACAGAAGAACGAATAAAAATTCTATCAGATACTACCGAGCTAAACATTAATTATTCCAGGGATATTTTCAATGGAAAAGACAACAATCTTATAATTGCGGAATCTAATAATCTATACACCCTGAATTCAAATTATGAGATAGTTCAGGATAAAACGATAAAAATACATAGTGGAGAAATTGTAAAACTAAAAGACACTCTGTTTACGGCAGATCCAAGCGGTGGCATTTATAAATACAACCTTAAAGAACATAGTTATATTAAAATTGCAAAAACAGACACTGTACAAGTAAAGGAATTTGCTACAGATGGTTCAAGACTCTATGCAAACACCATACAGGGAATTTTTGAATACGAGAATGGCAGCTTTAATATCTATGAATTTGAAAATGTAGAAACACATGATTTGTTGTCTATAAACTACCTGAATGATTACGGCATTCTGCTTTCTACAAAATTTGGTGAAATTTATACATTTGATACAGCAACTAAAAAATTAAACCTGCTTTACGAAGATGAATTAAACGCTTCCATATTTGGTATGGTTGCAGATGATACAGGTACTTTATGGTTAAATACGTATGCAGGAATTGTTTCTTTCGATCCATCTTCTGAACAAATTATTAGATATACTACCAAAGATGGAGTTTATGAGCTTAAAGGTAATAGTTTCAGCACCTTTAAAGATGAGCAGGATGGCAGTATTTTAATGGGGAGTTATAAAGGTCTTAGCTATTTTAAGCCCGAAGAATTGGTTGAAAAAAATCTCAATATTCAACCTCAATTTACGTCAATTTCATTTTTCAATTCAGATAAGGGTCAATGGATGATTAATACCTCCCCCGACTTTTTAAAGAAGACCAGCGAGATTGTATTGCCTTCAGAATACAGAAGATTTTCAGCAACAATATCTGTTTTAGGGCAGACAAACCCTCAAGATATTAAGTACCGATTTCGTTTATTGAATTACGAAAGTGATAAACAATGGTTTACCACCTTTCCTGGAAAAGAACTACTATATGCAAATCTGGCAGCAGGAACGTATGTATTACAAGTTGAAGCTTATAATATTTCTAAACAAAAATTAGGAGAAAGGATTGCTCTTAAAATAATTTCGGAAGAAGTTTTTTATAGAACCTGGTGGTTTGCTTTATTACTCTTTCTTTCTGCTTCCTTCACTATTCTGTATTTGTTTTATCAGTATAAAATAAAACAGGAGCTATTTGCTAAAAATGAAATTGCCTTAAATGATGCCAAAACTAAAAATACTATGATGTTAGAAATCCATCATAGGATTAAAAATAATCTTCAAATTGTTTCCGGACTACTTGGCCTGCAGATGGCAAAAAGCACTAATAAGGAATTAAAAGCAAAATTGCAGGATAGCCAAAGTAGGATCGAATCCATAGCCGGTATTCATAACCTGTTATATAATTCAAACAATCAGGATCTTATTTCTGTTAGAGAGAATATAGAAAAAAGTGTTGCTTACTACAAAAAGCTTTTTCCTATTAATGCAAGGTACCGTTTAGACATAGACGGTTCCATATTAAGCATCAAACAAGCCACCCCTTTTGCTCTTTTACTGAATGAATTAATAAATAACTCAAATAAACATGCTTTCCAGGAAACAGAGCATCCGGAAATTTTTATAAAATTTGAAAAGCGGGATAACAAGTATGTATTTGTATATTTTGACAATGGTAGTTTTAAAAAACAAGAGAGCCAGAAAGAGTCTATGGGTATGAAAATAATAGAAATGATGAACAAGCAATTAAAAGGAGATTTAAAGATCGAAAACGCTACTAATTTTAAATTAACTTTACTTTTTCCCACAAATGAATAG
- a CDS encoding LytR/AlgR family response regulator transcription factor, with amino-acid sequence MNSIKIYILEDEIITQELLKQTLEDLGFTICGMATNAETALGEIAFLKPDIAILDIRVEGPQSGIWLGNQLDIPLIYLTAFNDVDTIKKAIATTPTSYLVKPLNNKDLYIAVELAVSKIKNKSQIIVKDKDKKIILSEEQILFAKKEDQYLILHLKDSEKLVRSSIKDFLDQMNSPSFLQVHRSYVINKDCVTAFNNKEIIINNSRIPLSKSYAKEILEEIS; translated from the coding sequence ATGAATAGCATAAAAATATATATTTTAGAAGACGAAATAATAACCCAGGAGCTTCTAAAACAGACGTTGGAGGATCTAGGTTTTACAATTTGCGGAATGGCAACAAATGCAGAAACTGCGCTTGGCGAGATTGCCTTTTTAAAACCAGACATTGCTATTTTAGATATTAGAGTAGAAGGTCCCCAGTCCGGGATATGGCTGGGAAATCAGTTAGATATTCCCCTCATCTATTTAACGGCTTTTAATGATGTTGACACCATAAAGAAAGCAATTGCTACAACACCGACCAGTTATTTGGTGAAACCTCTTAATAATAAGGATCTATATATTGCGGTTGAATTGGCTGTAAGTAAAATAAAAAATAAGTCGCAAATCATTGTAAAGGATAAAGACAAAAAAATTATCCTTTCTGAAGAGCAGATTTTATTTGCCAAAAAAGAGGATCAATATCTAATATTACATTTAAAGGATTCTGAAAAATTAGTAAGGTCCAGTATTAAAGATTTTTTGGATCAGATGAATTCTCCATCATTTTTACAGGTACATCGTTCTTATGTAATTAATAAAGATTGTGTCACTGCATTTAATAATAAAGAAATCATCATTAATAACAGCAGGATTCCACTATCAAAAAGCTATGCTAAAGAAATTTTAGAAGAAATTTCTTAA
- a CDS encoding site-specific integrase, whose product MATIRAVLRKKKNSENKFPIAIRITKDRKSTFLGTGQYIEEKYWDKTNRCVRKKHPNANYINNFIISKIAEANKKVLEAESSEEYQNVRSIKRKITQNKKVDFFEIADKHLENLKNRNRHHQYDTEVGRLKKLKKFIEKNELGFNEITVSLLKKFEAYLLHNKKRSPRTVVNYLILIRTIYNLAISESLVDRGMYPFGKGKIQIKIPETQKIGLNLKEIQRLENAADLTEPQQKAVHVWLISFYFAGIRVGDVLKLKWSDFNDGRLMYRMNKNSKLVTLKTPEKAEAIFKQYRKKDSLQDLIFDYLKDTDLSDTHRVSIRTQSVNRNLNRLLKRVASKLKIKKKMSMHIARHSFGNISGDKIPIQMLQKLYRHSSVTTTINYQANFIHKEADDALDSVINF is encoded by the coding sequence ATGGCAACCATTAGAGCAGTTTTACGTAAAAAAAAGAACTCAGAAAATAAATTTCCGATAGCAATTAGGATCACAAAAGACAGAAAAAGTACGTTTCTGGGTACCGGTCAATATATTGAAGAAAAATACTGGGATAAAACAAATAGGTGTGTGAGGAAAAAACATCCTAATGCCAATTACATCAACAATTTTATTATATCGAAAATTGCCGAAGCAAATAAGAAAGTTCTCGAAGCTGAAAGCAGTGAAGAATACCAAAACGTTAGATCCATAAAAAGGAAAATCACACAGAATAAAAAAGTCGATTTTTTTGAAATTGCAGATAAGCATCTGGAAAATTTAAAAAACAGGAATCGACATCATCAATATGATACTGAGGTAGGTCGCTTAAAAAAGCTAAAAAAATTTATAGAGAAAAACGAATTAGGTTTTAATGAGATAACTGTTTCACTTCTTAAAAAATTTGAAGCCTATTTACTTCATAATAAAAAGCGTTCACCGCGTACGGTAGTGAACTATCTGATTTTAATACGAACTATTTACAATCTTGCCATATCTGAATCTTTAGTTGACAGAGGTATGTATCCCTTCGGAAAAGGAAAAATTCAGATCAAAATTCCAGAAACCCAGAAAATTGGTTTAAACCTTAAAGAGATACAACGCCTGGAAAATGCCGCCGATCTGACAGAACCTCAGCAAAAAGCCGTGCATGTATGGCTTATCAGTTTTTATTTTGCCGGGATCAGGGTAGGTGATGTATTAAAATTAAAATGGTCAGATTTTAATGATGGAAGGTTAATGTACCGAATGAACAAAAACAGTAAATTGGTAACCCTTAAAACACCAGAAAAGGCTGAGGCTATATTCAAACAGTATCGAAAGAAAGATTCCCTACAGGATTTAATTTTTGATTATCTCAAAGACACAGACCTATCAGATACCCATAGAGTTTCTATTAGAACCCAAAGTGTAAACAGAAACCTAAACCGGCTCCTAAAAAGGGTGGCATCAAAACTAAAGATCAAGAAAAAAATGAGCATGCACATTGCGCGGCACAGCTTTGGGAATATTTCTGGGGATAAAATCCCAATTCAAATGCTGCAAAAGCTTTACCGTCATTCATCGGTGACTACCACCATAAATTATCAAGCGAATTTTATTCATAAGGAAGCTGATGATGCATTGGATAGTGTAATCAATTTTTAA
- a CDS encoding putative quinol monooxygenase, whose translation MKSLKIQLAFLTIILCFSSCKENNVSKDAFSSKEMLIRIAELEIYPEYIEEYKEILKEEAEASVRVEPGVVSIFPMYQTENPNQIRILEIYADKKAYESHLEAPHFQYYKTNTQRMVKSLKLIDMKAIDEESMPEIFKKIDGHN comes from the coding sequence ATGAAGTCATTAAAAATCCAGCTTGCTTTCTTAACAATCATACTATGTTTTTCATCTTGCAAAGAAAATAATGTAAGTAAAGATGCCTTCAGCTCTAAGGAAATGCTCATCAGAATAGCAGAATTAGAAATTTATCCTGAGTACATAGAGGAATATAAGGAAATTTTGAAAGAAGAAGCTGAGGCCTCTGTTAGGGTGGAGCCCGGGGTCGTTTCAATTTTCCCCATGTATCAAACGGAAAACCCTAACCAAATAAGGATTTTAGAAATTTATGCTGATAAAAAAGCATACGAGTCTCATTTGGAAGCACCGCATTTTCAATATTATAAAACCAATACCCAGAGAATGGTAAAATCTCTGAAATTAATAGATATGAAAGCAATTGATGAAGAGTCAATGCCAGAAATATTTAAAAAAATTGACGGACATAATTAG
- the tnpC gene encoding IS66 family transposase, producing the protein MLDSDKKGSTHQGYQWVYHDPLQKLVLFNYRKGRGQHGPKELLDGYKGYVQCDGYTVYDKIGLDPDITMAGCLVHARRKFVDARDQDQARAEKALAIFSEIYREERAIKEAAAGDAEMRKELRLQKVLPLLQQIKTWIQEEQFKVLPKSAMGKAMTYFINQYPKFEVIFEDGRIELDNNLIENAIRPLALGRKNFLFAGSHKAAQNAAMLYSFFGSCKMQGVNPQQWLEDTLQRIPNHSIQKLEELLPGYQKA; encoded by the coding sequence GTGCTGGATAGTGATAAAAAAGGCAGCACACATCAAGGCTATCAATGGGTCTATCACGACCCCTTGCAAAAACTGGTGCTCTTTAATTACCGCAAAGGACGCGGGCAACATGGTCCCAAGGAACTCCTTGATGGGTATAAAGGGTACGTTCAATGCGATGGTTACACGGTATATGATAAAATCGGGTTAGATCCGGATATTACTATGGCCGGTTGCCTGGTGCATGCCAGGCGAAAATTTGTGGATGCCCGGGACCAGGATCAAGCAAGGGCAGAAAAAGCACTAGCGATATTTAGTGAAATTTATAGGGAGGAACGAGCGATCAAAGAAGCAGCAGCCGGGGATGCAGAGATGCGAAAGGAACTAAGATTACAAAAGGTGCTGCCGCTACTGCAACAGATCAAAACCTGGATCCAGGAAGAACAGTTTAAGGTGTTACCTAAAAGTGCGATGGGGAAAGCCATGACGTATTTTATAAATCAATATCCTAAGTTCGAGGTGATCTTTGAAGATGGCAGGATCGAATTGGATAACAACCTTATTGAGAATGCTATTCGTCCATTGGCTCTCGGCCGAAAAAATTTCTTGTTTGCAGGCTCTCACAAGGCTGCGCAAAATGCGGCTATGTTATATTCCTTCTTTGGGAGTTGTAAAATGCAGGGTGTGAATCCCCAACAGTGGTTAGAGGATACTCTGCAAAGAATACCTAATCATAGCATCCAAAAACTGGAGGAGTTATTGCCCGGCTATCAAAAAGCTTAG
- the ltrA gene encoding group II intron reverse transcriptase/maturase, with the protein MIDYYETKQHPITKKMVLDAYKKVKSKKGSAGVDGQSLQNFRENLSGNLYKIWNRMTSGSYFPPVVKEVRITKKTGGFRSLGIPTVSDRIAQQVIKSYLEPKVESSFHQNSYGYRPRKSAHQALEKTVSRCGYYSWVVDLDIRGFFDNIDHTLLMKAVERYTKEKWVLMYIGRWLKTGVSREGEITDRIKGTPQGGVISPLLANIFLHFAFDKWMQIHHSNMPFERYCDDAIIHCTSEKQAYFIREAVSKRMKACKLELNSEKTHIVYCKNHVHSESHKNTSFDFLGYTFRPLRRPTKNGWKLTYFPVMSHASKKEARRRLKKVVNRKFRGSIQELAQIINPMIRGWYQYFCKYSKWTTRGLWYWLNRKIVRWIRRYRKRSRVQARKWLKNVYKTNPQLFEHWKPVLDIKPY; encoded by the coding sequence ATGATTGATTATTATGAAACAAAACAACATCCAATAACCAAGAAAATGGTATTGGATGCGTACAAGAAAGTAAAGTCCAAAAAGGGCAGTGCCGGAGTCGATGGACAGAGTTTACAGAATTTTAGGGAGAACCTCTCTGGAAATTTGTATAAAATCTGGAACCGTATGACCTCAGGCAGTTATTTTCCGCCTGTTGTAAAGGAAGTTCGTATAACCAAGAAAACAGGAGGCTTTCGCAGTCTCGGAATTCCTACGGTATCGGATCGCATTGCGCAACAGGTGATTAAAAGTTACTTAGAACCCAAGGTGGAAAGCAGTTTTCATCAGAATAGTTATGGATACAGACCCAGGAAAAGTGCGCATCAGGCACTGGAGAAAACAGTGTCCAGATGTGGTTATTACAGTTGGGTGGTAGACCTTGATATTCGTGGATTCTTTGATAACATTGACCATACCCTACTGATGAAGGCAGTAGAAAGGTATACAAAAGAGAAATGGGTGTTGATGTATATTGGAAGGTGGTTGAAAACAGGAGTATCCAGAGAAGGTGAAATCACCGATAGAATAAAAGGTACTCCTCAAGGCGGCGTCATTAGTCCGCTACTTGCCAATATATTTCTTCACTTTGCATTCGATAAATGGATGCAAATCCATCACTCCAATATGCCTTTCGAACGATATTGCGACGATGCCATCATACATTGCACATCAGAGAAACAAGCATATTTCATTAGAGAGGCTGTTTCTAAACGGATGAAAGCTTGTAAGTTGGAACTCAATAGTGAGAAAACTCACATTGTGTATTGCAAGAATCACGTGCACAGCGAAAGTCACAAGAATACAAGTTTTGATTTTCTCGGTTACACGTTCCGCCCCCTCAGACGACCAACCAAAAATGGTTGGAAACTGACTTACTTTCCAGTAATGAGCCACGCCTCAAAGAAAGAAGCAAGGCGAAGACTTAAGAAGGTTGTCAATAGAAAGTTTCGGGGATCCATCCAAGAACTGGCACAGATAATCAACCCTATGATAAGGGGCTGGTATCAATATTTTTGCAAGTATTCGAAATGGACAACCCGTGGACTATGGTATTGGTTAAACAGGAAAATAGTTAGATGGATTAGGAGGTACAGAAAGCGCAGTAGAGTGCAAGCTCGAAAATGGCTAAAAAATGTGTACAAGACTAACCCACAATTGTTTGAGCATTGGAAACCTGTCTTAGATATAAAACCTTACTAA
- a CDS encoding IS66 family transposase: MTYQELQKENEQLRESNEFFKEKISALEVQLGQLYKLIQGFKSERFIPEILEQQLSLFSEKQDEPGQIAAPKETITYTREKQKHPGRGSLPEHLPVREVILEPEEDVSTLKKIGEEVSETLEYTPASLVKRRTIRPKYARKDQQGVLIAPLPTRPIEKSIAEACLLAYILVSKYIDHLPFYRQIQRFKREFGWEPASSTLSDWMASCCQLLEPLYNTLKQKILEDGYIQADESVCLEAA, encoded by the coding sequence ATGACCTACCAGGAGCTACAAAAAGAAAACGAGCAACTTCGAGAGTCCAATGAATTCTTTAAGGAGAAAATTTCCGCTTTGGAAGTGCAACTCGGGCAGCTCTATAAACTGATCCAGGGTTTTAAATCGGAACGTTTTATCCCAGAAATCCTGGAACAGCAACTATCGCTTTTTTCTGAAAAACAAGATGAACCGGGGCAAATAGCTGCACCTAAAGAAACGATCACCTATACCCGGGAAAAACAAAAACACCCGGGACGTGGTAGTTTGCCGGAACACCTTCCGGTGCGGGAAGTCATTCTTGAACCAGAAGAAGATGTAAGCACGCTGAAAAAAATTGGCGAGGAAGTTAGTGAAACCCTGGAATATACCCCGGCCAGCCTGGTTAAAAGACGTACCATTCGTCCTAAATATGCCAGGAAAGACCAGCAAGGGGTACTAATCGCACCACTACCCACGCGTCCTATCGAAAAATCTATTGCCGAGGCCTGCTTACTGGCCTATATCCTGGTGAGTAAATATATTGATCACCTGCCATTCTATCGTCAGATCCAGCGCTTTAAACGAGAGTTTGGGTGGGAACCGGCCTCCAGTACTTTAAGTGACTGGATGGCGAGTTGTTGCCAGCTGTTGGAACCTCTTTATAATACCTTGAAGCAAAAAATCCTTGAAGACGGGTACATCCAGGCGGATGAAAGTGTGTGCCTTGAAGCGGCCTAA
- the tnpB gene encoding IS66 family insertion sequence element accessory protein TnpB (TnpB, as the term is used for proteins encoded by IS66 family insertion elements, is considered an accessory protein, since TnpC, encoded by a neighboring gene, is a DDE family transposase.) codes for MFALSSSLNYQLYLPGTDMRKSFDGLCGLVLGELGHSPQDGSVYIFINKARNKVKLLHWQSGGFVLYYKRLERGTFELPDYDASVGGLQLDYTQLVMLIDGVAITNITRRKRYKKAQ; via the coding sequence ATGTTTGCCTTAAGCAGTTCCCTGAATTACCAGTTATATCTTCCTGGTACCGATATGCGTAAGAGTTTTGACGGGCTATGTGGTTTGGTGCTTGGAGAATTAGGTCATAGTCCCCAGGATGGTTCGGTCTATATCTTTATCAATAAAGCGCGCAATAAAGTCAAGTTGCTGCACTGGCAGTCCGGGGGCTTTGTGTTATATTATAAACGCCTGGAGCGTGGTACTTTTGAGTTGCCCGATTACGATGCATCCGTGGGAGGACTCCAGCTGGATTACACCCAACTGGTAATGCTCATAGACGGGGTAGCCATCACTAATATTACCCGGAGAAAACGCTATAAAAAAGCCCAATAA
- the tnpA gene encoding IS66 family insertion sequence element accessory protein TnpA has product MTRSSTSEMRKLVTSFYESDQNQSAFARAHGISKGKLSYWIQKFPREQVTKPAKSNFVSLSADPSTTPTSSRSMHIRLGNGVEIEIPL; this is encoded by the coding sequence ATGACTCGATCTTCTACCTCAGAAATGCGTAAGCTGGTCACCAGCTTTTATGAATCAGATCAAAATCAATCCGCTTTTGCCCGTGCCCATGGAATCAGCAAAGGCAAGCTATCCTATTGGATCCAGAAATTTCCCAGGGAGCAAGTTACAAAACCCGCTAAAAGCAATTTTGTTTCCTTATCGGCCGACCCTTCTACCACACCGACATCCTCCAGGAGTATGCACATCCGTTTAGGTAATGGCGTAGAAATTGAAATTCCCCTGTAA
- a CDS encoding competence protein CoiA family protein codes for MYKYSIKYPVAFNQANKKNVPIEKVTKDNRLKLICPVCKDNFIAIINHRNPHFRHKPNTECSGNLESYIHWLTKEVFKQIGELDIPELLIDDLPEKHRQKFQLDFNAILDTNIPYSFQGEFKKGLKANRMRPSKCIFSENRVGYNLAV; via the coding sequence TTGTATAAATACAGCATAAAATATCCCGTTGCATTTAACCAAGCCAACAAAAAAAATGTTCCAATAGAGAAGGTTACGAAGGATAATAGGTTGAAATTAATTTGTCCTGTGTGTAAGGATAATTTTATAGCTATTATTAATCACCGAAATCCACATTTCAGACATAAACCCAATACTGAGTGCTCCGGCAATTTAGAGTCTTATATACACTGGTTAACAAAAGAGGTTTTTAAACAAATTGGAGAATTGGATATACCTGAACTCTTAATTGATGACCTTCCCGAAAAACATAGGCAAAAATTTCAACTCGATTTTAATGCGATACTAGATACAAATATACCTTACTCATTTCAGGGAGAATTTAAAAAAGGATTAAAAGCAAATCGTATGCGTCCGTCTAAGTGCATCTTTTCTGAGAACCGTGTAGGTTATAATTTAGCAGTCTAA
- a CDS encoding zeta toxin family protein — MASKRLRMFAGPNGSGKSTIFNKIRSQFSLGIYLNADEIEYLLRNRNQLSLKAFNLSESHGLKFNKFLQNHSLFQKASSQGYNIDLNCQNGIISNPNNATHSYEASILTDFLRTELIQAGQKITFETVMSHPSKIETLKKAKELGYKNYLYFICTENVEINKARVEERVKSGGHNVPPEKTEQRYYRSLELLPEAIENSYRSFIFDNSENTSKLILDVYQGKKVTFQTEEVPLWVDKYFLNL, encoded by the coding sequence ATGGCCAGCAAAAGATTGCGAATGTTTGCAGGCCCTAATGGCTCCGGAAAAAGTACCATTTTTAATAAAATACGTTCGCAATTTAGTCTGGGTATTTATCTTAATGCCGATGAGATTGAGTATCTCTTGCGCAACCGGAACCAGTTGTCCTTAAAGGCATTTAATCTTAGTGAATCCCACGGACTAAAATTTAATAAATTTCTTCAAAATCATTCTCTTTTCCAGAAAGCTTCTTCCCAGGGTTATAACATAGACCTTAATTGCCAAAATGGTATAATATCTAACCCTAATAATGCCACACATTCTTATGAGGCTTCAATTCTTACGGATTTTTTAAGAACCGAATTAATTCAGGCTGGTCAAAAAATTACATTTGAAACGGTAATGTCACATCCTTCTAAAATAGAAACACTTAAGAAAGCCAAGGAATTAGGTTATAAGAACTACTTATATTTTATATGTACAGAGAATGTAGAAATTAATAAAGCGAGGGTTGAAGAGCGTGTGAAGAGCGGTGGTCATAATGTGCCTCCCGAGAAAACAGAACAACGATATTACAGAAGTCTTGAGCTACTGCCGGAAGCAATAGAAAATTCTTACCGGTCATTTATTTTTGATAATAGTGAAAATACCTCGAAATTAATACTCGATGTTTATCAGGGCAAGAAAGTTACTTTTCAAACTGAAGAAGTGCCGCTTTGGGTAGATAAGTATTTTTTGAATTTATAA